The Watersipora subatra chromosome 1, tzWatSuba1.1, whole genome shotgun sequence genome has a window encoding:
- the LOC137385839 gene encoding CD2 antigen cytoplasmic tail-binding protein 2 homolog, translated as MAAESAEVLKKHTLDSDEEDNLVPDEKLDEDDIEGQEEETIAFDGSITITPFNMREEMETGHFDKTGTYIFDKESEIKDSWMDDIDWVKVKQDAKEPPGGNESSDSEPEAIDELSVWKDMVPLMKPGESVAKSLRRLGGGEKKLTSAQRLKAKKQGIKPTEEELENRKAFQALTGLADKLIQSGYMEIYEDTYEKITYMVKQKEEELNKSAKVSKDDAALDMFGEEFDEKQDEGAPETKRVKFEEATTKREDSRNANEVQWEYKWQNSDDAEICGPFSSTYMQKCVDDNKFPDGVFVRKVGSGREFYTSKRIDFDLYT; from the exons ATGGCTGCTGAATCAGCTGAAGTATTGAAAAAACACACTTTAGACAGTGATGAAGAAGACAATTTGGTTCCCGATGAGAAATTGGATGAAGATGACATCGAAG GTCAAGAGGAGGAGACCATAGCATTTGATGGTAGTATAACAATTACGCCTTTCAACATGCGTGAGGAGATGGAAACCGGGCATTTTGATAAAACTGGAACCTACATATTTGATAAAGAG AGTGAAATAAAAGACAGCTGGATGGATGACATAGATTGGGTTAAAGTTAAACAGGATGCAAAGGAGCCTCCTGGTGGTAATGAGTCATCCGATTCAGAGCCTGAGGCCATTGATGAACTCTCTGTGTGGAAAG ATATGGTACCGCTGATGAAGCCAGGAGAGTCAGTGGCCAAGTCTTTGAGAAGGCTTGGAGGCGGAGAGAAAAAACTAACATCAGCACAGCGGCTAAAGGCTAAAAAACAAGGAATTAAACCAACTGAAGAGGAACTGGAAAATAGGAAGGCATTTCAAGCTCTCACGGGATTGGCTGACAAATTGATACAGTCAG GATATATGGAGATATATGAAGACACATATGAAAAAATAACTTACATGGTGAAACAGAAGGAGGAAGAACTCAACAAGTCAGCCAAAGTATCGAAGGACGATGCTGCGCTGGATATGTTTGGAGAAGAATTTGATGAAAAACAAGATGAAG GTGCACCAGAAACAAAGCGCGTCAAATTCGAAGAAGCTACTACTAAAAGGGAAGATTCAAGAAATGCAAATGAAGTGCAGTGGGAATATAAGTGGCAAAACAGTGACGATGCAGAAATATGTGGACCATTTTCAAGTACTTATATGCAAAAATGTGTTGATGACAACAAATTTCCGGATGGAGTTTTTGTACGCAAGGTTGGGTCAGGACGAGAGTTCTATACCTCTAAAAGGATTGATTTTGACCTATATACTTAG
- the LOC137385838 gene encoding uncharacterized protein, translated as MHGYQSQGCDCAVIRMTGMSQLAPWSDFTDICSTNKKTHANPYKPARNLYEGQPIKSSPYFKHHTNREDYIHEYKLATQKCTQGGKISCPALASRYNLQFPAEAEMITSVDSAEKCPERCSNSESRAATLNNGSMLSYADFHDYVADIPKEHRLPRRSKIEINLTGKFVKRVQSSRSLPCSNMCSNMGQTMKRHIKLPVPQRPLLTCSYKLPATLKYKSAEKAGPPSGRQKMDPLEKSSTSSTIAANDTSTAVANEKSFSSALNKRAPPPAAQKNAYQRDVRALTSSKVDRNRRKQLRKLIELLGETTLSPYLRTLTLEQSNIAQQIPNAEPTIDDIVFGNGI; from the exons ATGCATGGCTATCAATCTCAAGG GTGTGATTGCGCTGTGATAAGAATGACTGGCATGTCACAATTGGCACCTTGGAGTGATTTCACGGACATCTGTTCTACTAACAAGAAAACGCATGCCAACCCGTACAAACCAGCACGAAACCTCTATGAAGGGCAACCTATCAAGTCCTCACCATACTTCAAGCATCACACGAATAGAGAGGATTACATTCATGAATACAAATTAGCAACGCAGAAATGTACACAAGGAGGGAAGATCAGTTGTCCAGCACTTGCATCGAGATATAACCTTCAGTTTCCTGCTGAGGC GGAAATGATCACTAGCGTCGATAGTGCTGAGAAATGCCCAGAACGTTGTAGCAACAGTGAATCACGGGCAGCGACTCTGAACAATGGTAGCATGCTAAGCTATGCCGACTTTCATGACTATGTCGCTGATATACCTAAGGAGCACAGGCTTCCCAGGAGGAGTAAGATAGAAATCAACCTGACAGGCAAATTTGTGAAACGAGTGCAAAGTTCTCGGTCATTACCGTGTTCGAATATGTGTTCGAATATGGGACAAACAATGAAACGTCATATCAAATTGCCTGTTCCACAGAGACCGCTACTCACCTGCAGCTACAAGCTGCCAGCAACACTGAAATATAAATCTGCAGAAAAAGCAGGGCCACCATCAGGTAGACAAAAAATGGATCCTTTAGAAAAATCATCAACCTCCTCAACAATTGCTGCCAATGACACCTCAACAGCGGTCGCTAATGAGAAATCTTTTAGCAGTGCTCTAAATAAAAGGGCACCCCCACCTGCCGCCCAAAAAAATGCATACCAACGAGATGTGAGAGCATTAACATCAAGTAAGGTAGACAGAAACCGGCGGAAACAACTCCGCAAGCTTATTGAACTATTAGGGGAGACCACTCTTTCACCATATTTGAGAACATTGACGCTCGAACAGAGTAATATAGCCCAACAAATACCCAATGCTGAGCCCACAATTGATGACATTGTGTTTGGCAATGGAATATAG